From a single Drosophila sulfurigaster albostrigata strain 15112-1811.04 chromosome 3, ASM2355843v2, whole genome shotgun sequence genomic region:
- the LOC133839875 gene encoding uncharacterized protein LOC133839875: MVNMEELLDEVKTNVQQKFNEIRAALHMREKLLLRQLEVISNTQQQQPATKVCIENNESTSNKTSGVRFFTGDNEEEEKLMLAIRSFGQFQLDSNMQLALHRTQDNMTAGLRNEDYIEPMDDHETMYKCLEDRDHNTDYYDLNDEVQPEAIVVDFSRNKAALLEDNAKRSIINITLQEAKDLIRRAKIKRETYVPPLNLEELDDELESSIADAVSSLGRSCSEQPTATKPKPKARKPRLKPKITINNCNGTINLRNIASLTINCASEDAVSAELPLTDAAATAAAIQPSISADSSSSCSPSSSSNDSSNASSRAQSKKQKSKETGQKAKQQLVASSSSSMATTSEATHDVTCDFYNRLLNEIKKSLKEKPKRVYDGPSAPAETTTTATATSSAPVQRVAVAPDSTCKQEETEEDTRISSTQSRDAASTLSSQLQPGKRLILKNFENLKIILEANSGDEDSFHPVQIEQWLAEIISETDLEPMQNTDILEHSKIDNSESI; the protein is encoded by the exons atggtCAACATGGAGGAGCTCTTAGACGAG gtgaaaacaaatgtacaacagaaatttaatgaaatacgcGCTGCGTTGCATATGCGTGAGAAATTGTTGCTGCGCCAGCTCGAGGTAATCTCAAAtacgcagcaacaacaaccagcaacaaaagtTTGCATTGAAAACAATGAAAGTACCTCTAACAAAACGAGCGGAGTTCGCTTCTTCACGGGCGATAACGAGGAGGAAGAGAAACTGATGCTGGCAATTCGCAGCTTTGGCCAGTTCCAGCTAGACAGCAACATGCAGCTGGCCCTGCATCGCACACAGGATAACATGACTGCTGGACTTCGCAATGAGGATTATATTGAGCCTATGGATGACCATGAAACAATGTACAAATGTCTCGAAGATCGCGATCACAATACTGATTACTATGATCTCAATGATGAGGTGCAGCCGGAGGCCATAGTGGTTGACTTCTCGCGCAACAAGGCGGCGTTGCTGGAGGACAATGCTAAGCGCTCCATCATCAACATAACGCTGCAAGAGGCCAAAGATTTGATACGCAGAGCCAAGATCAAGCGTGAAACTTATGTGCCACCCTTGAATCTGGAGGAGCTGGACGACGAGCTGGAATCGTCCATAGCGGATGCAGTGTCCAGTCTGGGACGCAGCTGCTCCGAGCAACCCACAGCAActaaaccaaagccaaaggcgCGCAAGCCTCGTTTGAAGCCAAAGATTACCATCAACAATTGCAATGGCACCATCAATCTGCGCAACATTGCCAGTCTGACCATCAATTGTGCCAGCGAAGATGCTGTCAGTGCCGAGTTGCCACTTAcagatgctgctgctactgcggCGGCTATACAACCTTCGATCTCAGCGGActcaagcagcagctgctcgcCCAGCTCTAGCTCCAATGACTCCAGCAATGCCAGCTCTAGAGCGCAGTCCAAGAAACAAAAGTCTAAGGAGACGGGccagaaagcaaaacagcagtTGGTGGcgagcagcagtagcagcatgGCAACCACATCGGAGGCGACTCACGACGTCACCTGCGATTTCTACAATCGCCTGCTCAACGAGATCAAAAAGAGCCTGAAGGAGAAACCAAAGCGTGTCTACGATGGACCATCAGCACCAGCTgaaacaaccacaacagcaacggcaacaagcAGTGCCCCAGTTCAACGTGTTGCGGTCGCACCTGATTCCACCTGCAAACAGGAAGAGACGGAAGAGGATACACGCATATCCAGCACACAGAGTCGCGATGCGGCTTCGACATTGTCCTCGCAACTGCAGCCTGGCAAACGTTTGATCCTCAAGAACTTTGAGAATTTAAAGATTATTCTGGAGGCGAACAGCGGCGATGAGGACTCGTTTCATCCGGTGCAAATCGAGCAATGGCTGGCCGAAATTATATCGGAAACAGATCTGGAACCGATGCAAAACACGGATATACTCGAACACAGCAAGATCGACAACAGCGAGAGCATCTGA